A segment of the Lepus europaeus isolate LE1 chromosome X, mLepTim1.pri, whole genome shotgun sequence genome:
CAAAGGTAGCCCCCCTTAATGCTTCTCCTAATGAGAAGGGAGCTTTCTCGGATCTCCATAGCTTTCCCCAACCCACTGTGGATAGGATCACCGGCCCTTTGGGCACCCACTCTTTCCTTAGCTACCCCAATTACCTGTGGCCTCTCTCCAGACACTATCGATTTGTGTGATGAGTCGGGGACAATGAAGCTGTTTTTCCTGTTGAAGACCCCTGGGGAATATGCCAGCAAGTTCCTTACAGCTCGAAACACCTACTATGTGTGCAGGGTGGAGCGTGGCACACCAGGTAGAGATTGGAATGCATTTCTCAGCAAAGTTCTCAAGAtggatgaatcttttttttttttaagatttatttatttatttgagaggcataattatagacagagagaggaacagaatgaggtgtcccatccactggttgactccccaaatggctacaatggccagagctgagctgatctgaagccaggagccaggagcttctcctgggtctcccacgtgggtgcaggggcccaagcacttaggccatcttctactgctttcccaggtccattagcagggagctggatcagaagtggaacagccaggacttgaacctgtgcaaaatggatgaatcttgtCCTTAAAATAGGGCCTCCTCACCAGATCCAAGTGGGTCGTCTCTGGTCAATGTAAGAAAGGGCACTGCCTCTATGATGATAAGTTAATGTTCCTACACGCCAGGGCCCCTATCTCATCCCAGGGTACATAAATCACACTTAGGTCCATACCTAAGGGGTGCAAATAAGGTTCACAAGTTCAAGGCAGTGCTTAGTGTTTGGGTTCTAAAATCTGTGGCGTCAGAAGGGTGCGACGGGGTGGCAGGGCCTGTGGATAGATAGCACACTGCTGTGTTCACAGGGACTCGACTTGAGAATTCCTACAAGGCTTTTGTACCTCTCCTCAAGAATCCGGAGCCAGAGCTACTTGGTAAGGAGCATGATGGGGAAGGGGATAGCAGAGAGCGAGTAGGCTCTTTGGAGCCCAGGAAATGGGAGCCAGGGTCCGGGTCCCACTTTGGGAGGGATATTTAGCTCCAACCAGGTAGAGTATATATGTGTCGCGCCCCTCCCCTCATTTCTAGGCCATCTTCTcggtgtttctcttttctttttctttgacaggcagagtggatagtgagagagagagagacagagagaaaggtcttcctttttgccgttggttcaccctccaatggccgctgcggccggctcattgcgctgatctgaagccaggagccaggtgcttctcctggtctcccatgcgggtgcagggctcaagcacttgggccatcctccactgccttcctgggccatagcagagagctggcctggaagaggggcaagcgggatagaatccggtgccccaaccaggactaaaacccggtgtgctggcgccgcaaagcggaggattagcctgttaagccaaggcgccggcctgttgtttctcttttcaaaagcacgtttatttatttatttgaaaggcagagtaacagagagggagaggtctttcatctgctggttcatatcccaaatggctaaaacagctggagctgggccaggctgacgcctggaggcggaactccatctgggtctcccatgtaggtggcagggccccaagtaccttgggccatcttctgctgcctccccaggtacattagcagggagctgggtcagagcaaCGGAGTCGCGAAGCggctctcatatggaatgctggcattgcaggtggtggcttaaccctctgtcaCCATGCCCTCATTCCCATCTGAGGCCCGGTTACTGCAGCTGGTCAGCTGCAAGATGTGTGTCAGGACAGGTAAAGTCTGTGGTACTCGGAGGTGCAGGGGCCTTTTCCTGGTTCCCAGATGCTCTGCGCACACAATGTGATCTGCTGGAGAGGAGTCGCCTGAAGATCCTTAGGACTCAAGAGGCCAAGAAGATCGTTCCCATTGAGTCCGTTGTGAACCTACCGGGAAAAGCTACCAAGTCCAGCACCTCGGCTCTCAGCCAACAAAGGGTTGGTTCACCCCGGCCTTCTGGGATGGATGTCTCTTCCCACTCTAACTCCTGTGCCCAAGCCCTTCTGTCCTCTCGCGGGCTCGTTTGTAGAAACTTCGGCAAGGGCCTCTTAATTATctacttcctttcccttcctagTCCAAAGTGGCAGGACGATCAGATGAAGAGGGGTCCACTCGCAGGAGTCCACTCTATAAGACTCGAGCAGACTTTTACAAGAAGGACAAGCATCGTTAACTCAGTAATGAAGTGAAAGCAGCAGTACTGGGTATGAAATGGTTGCACTCCTAATGGGAGCTGGTTCCATTTGTTAAACAGGTTCCTTCTCCTAGGATCTGCACTAAGGCTTGAGTCTGGGTCCCGGGCACCGTGGAGGcgctgagggtgggagggagcagtaggagagggctggggcagccgcatgggtgggggtgaggagacCCAGGGAAGTCTAGTACAATGAGCCTTTgagggacggggtgggggtggggtcttctCAAACCAGACTAGCTCCCCTTGGGAGGCCTAGGGCACAGTGCTTGTACTCCTGCTGGGGTTGGGTGTCCCTCCCCTGCTtactgcccgcccccaccccaccccctccacagGCCAAAATTCCCCCACCCCCTACCTCTGTGCCTTGGGCAGTCCCTCCTGCCCACCcacctttcccctccctcccccttacCCGAGGGGAGCAGCAAGGCAGCAGAAACCAGAGCTGGTTATAggcatttattgaatttattcatttattgatttgacacACTTCCCCACTCCAATCTAGCACATGATACAATCTGGGTAGGCCAGGCGCTGACACAGGAAATGATGGGAACCCAcagcaggagtgggggaggggacaatGCAAAGGGCgctgtggggaggggctgctttgggggctggggtggagaaGGAGCCCCAGATGGCCTCCCTGGCAGGTGCTAGTAAACCTGATCCACACTTCCCCAACCCCCCCTCCCAATCCCCCGCTCATTTCTCAGACCCTCAGCCAAACTCCCCAGCTCCCccttcctggctcctcccctccccccctggCCGGCCACCACACACACTTCCACATAACCCCTGTAGTCAGGCAAGGGGAAGAAGGGCAGGGACAGCTGTCAGGGGCCTTGAACAGGGAGGTCTCTGTACCTCACTTCACCACCCTAaatcctcctcttctcttctctccccctcctacCTCCTCCCAGGCCCCAAACAAATTCCAGTCCTTCAATGCATTCTCCCTAACCCCAGCACTAACCCACACTGGGTCATCGTCAAGAGTGTGGCTGCACCCCAATACTACACACTCCCCGGCACAAGCTGACAGAAAGAGGGGACCTGGCTTAGCCTTTTCTTTAGGGAAACCCCAGCCTATCTGTGCGTAGACCTTTTTCTAATAGGGaagcaccccacccctcccctccttccaggtctcccccagtaTTGTCTGTAGTGTTTGTATCATGTCACTGTGAGAAAGccctcagaaagaaaaaaaagccttctCCCCATCACTAGCACCTTGCCGCTGTTAAAAATCTtctatatttgtgtttatatttctttaaaagtttataaaaagccTTTCTGTTATTTGCAGCCGTCCAAGGGTGATTTGGCCTGGTGAGCCACTCCAGGGCTCAGACCTTGGCCCTTCCAGGTCCCCTattccccctacccccaccccccaccccccaccacaccACGGGCCTAAGGGGCCACTGCATAAAAATCCCAGGCTCaacctagcctggcccagctcagataAGACTCTCTACAAAAAAATCCTGCTCCCAAAGGCAGGGGTAAGGCCACTGGTGACTTCACATTTCCAACAGCACAGCCCACCCCTGCTACCAAGCCTAAGGGGTGGGCAtgggggaagcagaggctggcTCCTGAGGAAGGGCCTTACCCCCCAAAATGGCACAGTGAGAATATaccctctcccttttcccctcccAACTCCCTCCCGCTATAGTCCCCCTAAGGGGCAGCTTTGTAACTTCCTCAgcattgtgtatgtgtatatgtgtgtgtgtatgtgtatccatCCCCAGACCTCACCCCTACTctaaggcaggggcccaaattccTGGGGAGGGCTCCAAGGGAAAAGAGTGTATATGGACACGCCTGGCTCCACCTCTGAAGCAGGGGACAAGGCTTCTAGCCACGACTCAGGGATCtgcaggaagaagaaatggaCAAGGTAAGAGGCTCCGCTGGGACATGACCACTTTTCACCATCCCCACTCACACCAACGACAGCAGAGATGccgcctgcctccccctccccccaacctctTCGGCACTACAcgggaggggcaggcactgccTAGGGGGGGTCTCGAGGACTCATCTGGAAACTCTGCCATCTAATATTATGACATCTTCCCTCTGAtccccaggagcttcagccaCCCCTTGTGCTAAACCACCTCCTTGTTCAGGTCGTGGGGCTAACTGGGCCACCTAGGAGCAGACAGACTTAGGTCATGAAATGCGATTGCAATCAAGGGGTGCTGTACCTGGCTCGAAGTTGAAGTCCAGTCCCTCGCCTCCATCCATGAGGTCACTGATGATGTTATCCATGTCACACTCCAGATTCTCCATGTACATATCCAGATCGAGATCCTGAGGCATTCTGTCTTGGCTTGCAGCTTCCGTAGGAGGTGTGAGCACAGGAGTACCCAGGGCCGGAGCACCTCCCATGACTGGAGGGGGTGCTAGCATAGAAAGGCTGGGAACCAgactgctggggcctggggcctccagggGCTTGGGACACAGGCCAACTCCTGTGGCCAGCTTACTGGAGGAAGGCACCCCCCCCAGCAACAGAAGTGTTGGCGCCTGGGACAGAATGGGATCTACCTGGGTCATGAGGACATCAGCAGGGGGTGGTGGCGTATCAGAAGTGAGCAGGGCCTCCAGAGACTGGGAGCTTGAGAAGCACCCCTCTCCTGCCGCCAGGGGCCCCTCTGCTGGGCCAAAGAGGGTGGTGTTGTAGGTGTGTAAGGGGCCCGTCACCCCAGGGTGCTGCAGGGAGAAGCCAGAGAGACTACTCCGGGCCAGCAGGGAATGGGAAGATGTGAGATTGAGCCCATCTAACAGCTCTAGATCTTCGTTCAGGGTGGGTGGGACACCTCCTCCATAGCTGCTCACCGAGGCTGGCATCTCCTCCTCTGGCACCACCTCCGACTCGGGCCTCATGGGGGACAGCCGGGTGCTCACTGTGCTCGCGTTTGAATTGCTTCGTGGACGGAAGGCGGTCCACACATCGGCTTCTTCCCGGTTTCGAGAGCAAGGACTGCCCGACCACTTGGCGAAGTGGTTGATAGGGCTGGTGGGAGTGGCGCCTTCCGGTGGAGCTGGCAGCACAGCTGGTTTCTTCTTGGGGGCCTTGCTGCGGCCTCGGAGCAGCTTGCTGCTGCTATCCATGGAGGCTGCCCTGCGGCGGGGTGCCTTGCCGCTCTTGCCTCCCTCGGGGTTCAGCATCCACCAAGAGCTCTTGCCAGTGGCCTCATTGTGAACCTTGATGAACTTGCTATGCAGGGACAGGTTGTGGCGGATCGAGTTCTGGAAGAGGCAGAGGCGGCAGGGAGGGGGCATGAGGTGGGTGTAGGGAGGTTAGTAGCCAGCGGTCTAGTCTAAAGGgatgcagagacacacacacacagcaggggacGTGGCCCTGGAGCCTCAGAGAAAGTCAAAGTTGGGGTCGGGGGACTGGCAGAGGGAGGGGTAAGGGGGAGGAGAACATGGGAGTACCTGCTTCCCACTGGAAGACAAGCATGGCTCAGCCTCTGCTCCAGGCTGCTCTGCGCGGAGGCTGGGAAGACCTGATAACAACCTACCGCAGAGGGCACTGCACTGCCCAGGCAAAGCTCCAAGGTCTGGGGGAATGGAGTAGGGGGTGTCTGGAGCTGGTGGGTGTGCGGAGAGGtactcccagccctgccacaaCTAGGTTCAGGCGGGAAAGCACATTCCACCTGTTTCCTTGAGTGCAGGCTCAGGTGGAGTCGACAAGACAATGGTGTTAGCACCAGCCTGGGGTCGGCTACTTCTGTGCTGTGCCAGTTCTTCAAATAGGCTGAgaggctggagccctgggccctgTGGAGGCTCCATTCCCCATGGGGCATTTGGGTGGGTCAGCTCTCCATAGGACttgaaaatgccttttttttttcctctgaatccTGGCAACACACATCCTCAAACTACATTCAGCCCCGGCCTTTCACTGTACCTCATCCACGAGATGCAGTTCCCCTATCCCTCCTTTTCCTAGGAGGGCTGCCCCCTTTGGAAATTCTACTTTGTCAAGATCAAGTTTAATGTCTACTGAGCCCATAGGAACACTTATTTGATTTGATGAAGTGTTTTCCAATTCTAGAATTGAAAAagccaattaaaatttttttttaaagtaagcttAAGTTTTCACCTCTTATAAAGTGGTTACTTTCACTTGGGCATGCAAAATTTCTTGTCTGGTAGTTTTCATCTGttccacacatttttaaaaatttttggcccAATCTACACTGTGTGGTGTAGGGTCTCATGTCAATTCGTCTTACCAAGTATGAGCACCAAGGGCAGCGTTCTAGTCCTCCAGTCCCGCAGCCGGAGAATGCCCCCTCCAACCGCCCAGCTTACAGCACACAGTCAATACATCCTCAATCCGGAATCAATAGCGCTTACCGGAATGGTGGGTAGCCCCGGCACTAGGACTCAAAAGACTGGTGAGGCTCTCCTTGTGGCTCTGTATTGGAAGCTCtgttttccctcccttcctggtGACATTCTgctaaggattctttttttttcccccccagccGTCTGGGGAGCCCAGATCGGTTGCCTCTTGAGTCCTCTGGTGTAGTTTACTTTTATTAGAGGCCGAAGGCTAGTTACACCACAGttctgagccccccccccccttctttcttACCTCTCTCCTAGCTCCTTTCCCTCACTTCTCAGGAATTTGTGTATAATCTCTCTACCCTTAGGGCCATTTGGAACCTCTTTGGTTCAGAAACTCAGGAGGGGGACAAGGGCTGGGAGAAACTAGGGGGCTGAGGCTCTGGACAGTTAGAAAGCATTTTTCTGACTGCTGCTCTAAGATAAGGAGGCCCTTGGCTTGGGGAGCCATGTTTGAGCAACTTCTCCATCCAGGGCTCTTTAGCCAAAAGACCTGTCTCTGGGGACTCTGCCGTAATCGCTCCCACTACACCGGCCGCACTGATGCTTTGGAGCTTTTTCCAAGAGTCACATTTGTCCTAGTAACAGGACCACAGTGACTTCTGGCACATGATCTCCCTCCCTTTTCATTTGCTAACTCCAGAGCTACTGAGATTGCCCATTCCTTTCCCTACCACTTAGTACTCGCGCGGCCCATttgttccttctctcttccctggGCCTTGGAACCAGCAAGCAGTACAGCCTCTTAATTGCAGAGGTCAGTTCCCTAGAAACCTATAACTCTGACATGTTGGTGGAAGGTGGGGGTGTGACTGCTAATTGCTCCCCGAGCCACCAAACTCAAGCTTTCTTGCTCTAAATGAGTGCCGCCCCCTGGCGGGGTGGGAGCAACCTTGGACACTCACCAGGAAAGGCAGCTCAGGCTGGAGGCTTCCTCCTCCCAGGGGTGTGCAGAGCCTTGGAAGCTCCATGCTCAGCCTGCTTTGGTTCTGCCATCATTCTAATGTGTACAAGCCATGCTGTTCTGGGAGGATCCAATCTACAGTTAGACCCGAGTTCAGGTCCTCTGCTGATACTAGGCGAGCAGCCTAACCTTTCTGCACCTAGGTTTCCTACTCTATAAAACGTGGAATCTCAGAACTGCTGCAAagactaataaaataaaataaaataaaaaaaccctttAAACTACTTTGTAAGCAATAAAGCCCAATATAGTGTAAATTATGAGGGACGATACTCCCACAACATAACTAACACTCGTGGTTATTTCTTCTAGCTTGGAAAAATGAACCGAAGGGAAAAGAAAGACAGCTGTGTAGGCTGGGTCCAAGGAGGGGAGCTCTTTAGGAGCTGAGACTGTGGCATGGCAGTCTACCCAGAAATAGTGCCAAGGGTCTCAGTCAGCTGTCCCTTCTGTTCTGCCCAGCCCCGAGCAATACCGCAGATCTGATTCCTCAATCTCCTAGACCTAGGGAAAGACCCTGTGCTCACTGCAACCTTCTCCTTTTCTCCGATGCTGACCACACCACCCGCGGAGGTGTAAGACAGCCAGAGGGGGTTGAAGCCCCCCCCCCAAGTTTTGTGATTAGAACCCCCTACTTCTCAGCACGAGTTTTTCATGGCCTGGAGTTGGAGCCCTACCTCCTTCTCATGACTAATATTCTTCCAAAGTAAAGGGAGACTCCCCCATCCCCCCAAGCCTGGGTAGCCACTTACAAGGCAGAGTTGCTTGGTATTATCAGGTAGACTGAGACGGAACACGGCTCATAGCCCGCTCTCCTCTTAGTGCATACAGTCAGCTCCCCTTCCCCACGAATATCACTCTTGTGATCCTTTGCTACCTTTCTCCGTCGTCTTGGGTAGAACAACAGTACCTCTGCACTGAGGTACTGGGAATCAAGCAGAAAATCCAAGCAATCCCACAGGAACGGGAGAAAAGGTgtcagggtgggaggggtggggaggcgaAGTTCGTGTGGGGAATCCACACAGTTCCTGCTGTACATAGGATAAAGACTTCTCTGTGGGAATAAGCGTTTGGGGCAGCTCAAGCCAAAGTGCTGGGAGTGTTGAGCAGCAGGCAGAGAATTCGATTTTTCTCCAGGGCCGGGACAGTGTCTTATTCATCTGGGATCCTCCAGCATCAAGCTCTGAGTGTGGCATATACTATGCACTAAGTAAATGTTTGTCTAACTGGAGCTTGAGAAGGTGTATCTCCCAGCTTCCCAAAGGGGCGGCAGGGGGGCGGGTGGCAAAAGGGGGCCCCAGGACAGAAGTAAGGAGGCGAGGCGGGCCCAGGGTTAGATGGTGGTGGGACGGAGGTAAAGGGGTCATAGTTACCTTCCATCCAGCTGAGCTGTTGCTGTCACCCTTGTCCTTGAAGTAGGGCACAGTGCGGACCATCCACTCATAGATCTGGGCGAGTGTCAGTCGCTTCTCCGGGGCGCTTTCAATGGCCTGGCTGATGAGTTCTGCATATGACTGATTTCCCCAGGCATTCCGGCGGGAGCCTCCCTTCCGAGGACCTGTTACAGCCCCCAGGATCCCGGGCTGGGGGCCCCCTGCCGGCTCTGGGAGCCTAGAGGGCAACAGGATGGGCTCTGAATGCCCCTCCGTGTGTACCTTCTCTCCCAGACTAGGCTCCACCACGGACGGCTCGCGAGGCTCAGTAGTGAGCTCTGGTCGGGGAAGGGGCCAGGTGCAGGAGCGGGGACGGCTCTGGGGTTCGAAGTCAGGATCGAGGTCTATGATCGCGGCAGCCTCTGTGGCTGAATTCTCATTCCCTGGATCCATACGTGGAGTTGGACCTCCGCGGCTCAGCGTTCACTGGAGCCTGCCACAGTCCCTCACGATGCCTCCCCCCAGGGGGGAAGCACTGAGGGCCAGGAGGCACATTCCTACCAGTCCTCAGAAAGTCGCGAAGTTCCCCCTCGTCCCTGCACCCTCGTCCCCTAGCTGCCCCTTCCACACAGTTCTCCGATCTTCTTCCCGACTACAGCCTACAGCCTCGGAGCTCTTTCCGAGACACCACCTGTAACCTCCGCCTAGCGAAGGCACTTTTTCTCTAGCCTctcactcagcttcctgctcttttAAACCTGAGGCACGGTATCCCCTCATACATTGCGGTCCCATCACCGAACGTCTCCTTAGCCGCAGTTCCCTCCCCCTTTTAAGTTGCTGCCCCCCGGACACTCCTCCCAAATTTCCTCCACCCGGATCACTGCCCTCCCCCACGCCCCGCTCCCCCGCGTCACTtgcccctcccctggctccccctccccccgcctcttcCCCCCCTCGCCA
Coding sequences within it:
- the FOXO4 gene encoding forkhead box protein O4, translating into MDPGNENSATEAAAIIDLDPDFEPQSRPRSCTWPLPRPELTTEPREPSVVEPSLGEKVHTEGHSEPILLPSRLPEPAGGPQPGILGAVTGPRKGGSRRNAWGNQSYAELISQAIESAPEKRLTLAQIYEWMVRTVPYFKDKGDSNSSAGWKNSIRHNLSLHSKFIKVHNEATGKSSWWMLNPEGGKSGKAPRRRAASMDSSSKLLRGRSKAPKKKPAVLPAPPEGATPTSPINHFAKWSGSPCSRNREEADVWTAFRPRSNSNASTVSTRLSPMRPESEVVPEEEMPASVSSYGGGVPPTLNEDLELLDGLNLTSSHSLLARSSLSGFSLQHPGVTGPLHTYNTTLFGPAEGPLAAGEGCFSSSQSLEALLTSDTPPPPADVLMTQVDPILSQAPTLLLLGGVPSSSKLATGVGLCPKPLEAPGPSSLVPSLSMLAPPPVMGGAPALGTPVLTPPTEAASQDRMPQDLDLDMYMENLECDMDNIISDLMDGGEGLDFNFEPDP
- the CXHXorf65 gene encoding uncharacterized protein CXorf65 homolog; translated protein: MFIFIKYGDDQHFLANTNCSVLLLLHYARRKLGLYKRDTIDLCDESGTMKLFFLLKTPGEYASKFLTARNTYYVCRVERGTPGTRLENSYKAFVPLLKNPEPELLDALRTQCDLLERSRLKILRTQEAKKIVPIESVVNLPGKATKSSTSALSQQRSKVAGRSDEEGSTRRSPLYKTRADFYKKDKHR